One genomic window of Anaeromyxobacter diazotrophicus includes the following:
- the greB gene encoding transcription elongation factor GreB produces MSSTPKRPRYITPEGYQRIAAEHDRIWTELRPRVVAEVEAAAALGDRSENAEYIYGKRKLRELDRRLRFLSTRMDELTVVDPRPHPSGRAYFGAWVTVEAEDGEERLYRLVGPDEADAGRGLLSVDAPLGRALLGKAEGDTVRFERPAGRVEITVVEVRWTAR; encoded by the coding sequence ATGAGCTCGACCCCGAAGCGGCCCCGCTACATCACGCCCGAGGGCTACCAGCGGATCGCGGCCGAGCACGACCGCATCTGGACCGAGCTGCGCCCCCGCGTGGTGGCCGAGGTCGAGGCGGCCGCGGCGCTGGGCGACCGCAGCGAGAACGCGGAGTACATCTACGGGAAGCGCAAGCTGCGCGAGCTCGATCGCCGGCTCCGGTTCCTCTCCACCCGCATGGACGAGCTCACGGTCGTCGACCCGCGCCCGCACCCCTCCGGCCGCGCCTACTTCGGCGCCTGGGTCACGGTCGAGGCGGAGGACGGCGAGGAGAGGCTGTACCGGCTGGTCGGCCCGGACGAGGCGGACGCCGGGCGCGGCCTGCTCAGCGTCGACGCGCCGCTCGGGCGAGCGCTCCTCGGGAAGGCGGAGGGGGACACCGTCCGGTTCGAGCGCCCCGCCGGCCGGGTGGAGATCACGGTCGTCGAGGTGCGCTGGACCGCGCGCTGA
- the metF gene encoding methylenetetrahydrofolate reductase [NAD(P)H] — translation MKVTDILRFARERGEPVFSFEFFPPRTEDGVRQLFEAVEALRPLAPGFVSVTYGAGGSTRARTLELVTRLKRESEVETVAHVTCAGASRQELAQVLDELAAAGVQNVLALRGDPPRGQRVFEPHPEGFRYASELVAFIRAEPARWSFCVGAAAYPEGHVETRDLARDLAHLKLKVDAGADFLVTQLFFHNAHYFRFVERARAAGIALPVLPGIMPFTAVEQVERFTALCGAEIPPRLRAAMQVRREDAEGSLQLGVAYAGLQCADLLRRGAPGIHFYTLNRSPSTRAIVAALRASEPWREG, via the coding sequence GTGAAGGTCACCGACATCCTGCGCTTCGCGCGCGAGCGGGGCGAGCCCGTCTTCTCGTTCGAGTTCTTCCCGCCCCGCACCGAGGACGGGGTGCGCCAGCTCTTCGAGGCGGTCGAGGCGCTCCGGCCGCTCGCGCCCGGCTTCGTGTCGGTGACCTACGGCGCGGGCGGCTCGACCCGCGCCCGGACCCTCGAGCTCGTCACCCGGCTCAAGCGCGAGAGCGAGGTGGAGACGGTGGCGCACGTCACCTGCGCCGGCGCGTCGCGCCAGGAGCTGGCGCAGGTGCTGGACGAGCTGGCGGCGGCGGGCGTGCAGAACGTGCTCGCCCTGCGCGGGGACCCGCCGCGCGGGCAGCGCGTCTTCGAGCCGCACCCCGAGGGCTTCCGCTACGCGAGCGAGCTGGTGGCGTTCATCCGGGCGGAGCCGGCGCGCTGGAGCTTCTGCGTCGGGGCGGCCGCGTACCCCGAGGGGCACGTCGAGACGCGCGACCTGGCGCGCGACCTCGCCCACCTGAAGCTCAAGGTGGACGCCGGCGCCGACTTCCTCGTCACCCAGCTCTTCTTCCACAACGCCCACTACTTCCGGTTCGTCGAGCGCGCGCGCGCCGCCGGCATCGCCCTGCCGGTGCTGCCGGGCATCATGCCCTTCACGGCCGTCGAGCAGGTGGAGCGGTTCACGGCCCTGTGCGGCGCGGAGATCCCGCCCCGGCTGCGCGCTGCGATGCAGGTGCGCCGGGAGGACGCCGAGGGCTCGCTGCAGCTCGGGGTCGCGTACGCCGGCCTGCAGTGCGCCGACCTCCTGCGCCGGGGCGCGCCGGGCATCCACTTCTACACGCTCAACCGCTCCCCCTCCACCCGGGCCATCGTCGCCGCGCTGCGGGCTTCCGAGCCCTGGCGCGAGGGCTGA
- the arsN2 gene encoding arsenic resistance N-acetyltransferase ArsN2, which yields MEQLRFAPAAAGDLGEIRRVLAALGLPSDDVGAPHQSFTTARAGEALVGFVGLELYGTNALLRSLAVVPSRHGEGLGGELARRVLAEASAKGVREVYLLTTTAEGFFERAGFARVAREHVPGPVRESPEFKTLCPASAVCMMKRLAADGAAASEGAAPAPRPPRVRVREFAPDDVDRALALWRSCEGIVLRDADDRREPITRYLDRNPGLSFVCEVGAELAGAVLCGTDGRRGFLHHLAVAPAHRHRGLGRALALAAAEALAREGVDKCHLMVLPSNAAARAFWRRLGWEERTDVLLMSRLASRSHAA from the coding sequence ATGGAACAGCTGCGCTTCGCCCCGGCCGCCGCCGGGGATCTCGGGGAGATCCGGCGCGTCCTGGCGGCGCTCGGGCTGCCGTCCGACGACGTCGGCGCCCCTCACCAGAGCTTCACCACGGCCCGCGCGGGCGAGGCGCTCGTCGGGTTCGTCGGGCTCGAGCTGTACGGGACGAACGCGCTCCTCCGCTCCCTGGCCGTCGTCCCCTCGCGGCACGGGGAGGGGCTCGGCGGCGAGCTCGCGCGCCGGGTGCTGGCGGAGGCCAGCGCCAAGGGGGTGCGCGAGGTCTACCTCCTCACCACCACCGCCGAGGGGTTCTTCGAGCGCGCCGGGTTCGCGCGCGTGGCGCGGGAGCACGTGCCCGGGCCGGTGCGGGAGAGCCCGGAGTTCAAGACGCTCTGCCCGGCGAGCGCCGTCTGCATGATGAAGCGCCTCGCGGCGGACGGGGCGGCGGCGAGCGAGGGCGCGGCGCCCGCGCCGCGGCCGCCGCGGGTGCGCGTCCGCGAGTTCGCCCCGGACGACGTGGATCGCGCGCTGGCGCTGTGGCGCTCCTGCGAGGGGATCGTGCTGCGGGACGCGGACGACCGGCGCGAGCCCATCACCCGCTACCTCGACCGGAACCCCGGGCTGAGCTTCGTCTGCGAGGTGGGGGCGGAGCTGGCCGGCGCCGTCCTCTGCGGCACCGACGGCCGCCGCGGGTTCCTCCACCACCTGGCGGTCGCGCCCGCCCACCGCCACCGCGGCCTCGGGCGCGCGCTCGCGCTGGCGGCCGCGGAGGCGCTCGCGCGCGAGGGTGTCGACAAGTGTCACCTCATGGTGCTGCCGTCGAACGCGGCCGCGCGCGCGTTCTGGCGCCGCCTCGGGTGGGAGGAGCGCACCGACGTGCTGCTCATGTCGCGGCTCGCCTCCCGGTCGCACGCGGCGTGA
- a CDS encoding prenylated flavin chaperone LpdD, producing the protein MIELALARGRVALRLTAVRLGADLAVTLSGGDRPHVGAVAVSQPRADAGATTSVLAILGHREDELARQIAARLAAATRGVVTVACGIHLDRITPAEIEEVRRVSEELALELLARLATAG; encoded by the coding sequence GTGATCGAGCTGGCGCTCGCGCGCGGGCGCGTGGCCCTGCGCCTGACCGCCGTGCGGCTGGGCGCGGACCTCGCGGTGACGCTCTCGGGCGGGGACCGCCCCCACGTCGGCGCGGTGGCGGTGAGCCAGCCGCGGGCGGACGCCGGCGCGACCACCTCCGTCCTGGCCATCCTCGGCCACCGGGAGGACGAGCTGGCCCGGCAGATCGCGGCGCGGCTCGCGGCGGCGACGCGCGGCGTGGTGACCGTGGCGTGCGGGATCCACCTGGACCGGATCACCCCGGCCGAGATCGAGGAGGTCCGCCGGGTGAGCGAGGAGCTGGCGCTGGAGCTGCTCGCGCGGCTCGCGACGGCCGGCTGA
- a CDS encoding lipase family alpha/beta hydrolase: MSPLLALALGVLAAGAAGAACWLVWRRFRPAPRPLRRAPHLRHPLVLVHGLMGFDAVEVRGVRHDYFRGLPDLLEAQGCAVHRPRVAATGSVAARAEALAACVRALPDRKVNILAHSMGGLDARYAVSRLGLGDRVASLTTVATPHRGTPLADLGTEVLGERLGLRWALTRLGVDVDGFYEVTSARTAALGAAAPDVPGVAYGSVVGVAARRRETHKLLLPAWAYLRSAAGANDGLVPASSQPWGEVLAEIDADHFAQIGWSRHFDAPAFYERLLGELRGRGF, translated from the coding sequence GTGTCGCCGCTCCTCGCCCTCGCGCTCGGGGTCCTGGCCGCCGGCGCCGCCGGCGCGGCGTGCTGGCTCGTCTGGCGCCGCTTCCGCCCCGCCCCGCGCCCCCTCCGGCGCGCGCCCCACCTCCGCCACCCGCTGGTCCTGGTGCACGGGCTCATGGGCTTCGACGCCGTCGAGGTGCGCGGCGTCCGGCACGACTACTTCCGCGGGCTGCCGGACCTCCTCGAGGCGCAGGGGTGCGCCGTCCACCGGCCCCGGGTGGCCGCCACCGGCTCGGTGGCCGCCCGCGCCGAGGCGCTCGCCGCCTGCGTCCGGGCCCTCCCCGACCGCAAGGTGAACATCCTCGCCCACTCCATGGGCGGCCTCGACGCGCGGTACGCGGTGAGCCGGCTCGGCCTCGGCGACCGGGTCGCCTCGCTCACCACCGTGGCGACGCCGCACCGCGGCACCCCGCTCGCCGACCTCGGCACCGAGGTCCTGGGCGAGCGCCTCGGCCTGCGCTGGGCCCTCACCCGCCTCGGCGTGGACGTGGACGGGTTCTACGAGGTCACCAGCGCCCGCACCGCCGCGCTCGGCGCCGCGGCCCCCGACGTGCCCGGGGTCGCCTACGGCTCGGTGGTCGGGGTGGCCGCCCGGCGCCGCGAGACGCACAAGCTCCTGCTGCCGGCGTGGGCGTACCTGCGCTCCGCCGCGGGGGCGAACGACGGCCTCGTCCCCGCCAGCTCGCAGCCCTGGGGCGAGGTCCTGGCCGAGATCGACGCCGACCACTTCGCCCAGATCGGCTGGTCGCGCCACTTCGACGCGCCCGCCTTCTACGAGCGGCTGCTGGGGGAGCTGCGCGGGAGGGGGTTCTAG
- a CDS encoding efflux RND transporter permease subunit, which translates to MVARVIELCARNRLVVLLAVAVATAASIYAIRHAKLDAIPDLGDPQVIVFTEWMGRSPTLVEDQVTYPVVSSLVGAPRVAGVRGYSMFGMSFVYVVFEEGTDLYWARSRVLEHMSSLRARLPEGANPVLGPDASGVGWGFQYALVADGRTSLDELRTFQDFTLRYAVGQVPGVAEVASVGGFQRQYQVTVDPNKLRAYGVTLEEVAAKIRDSNSDVGGRSIEMAGREYYVRGRGYIQDLGALERVAVRARGPAGVPVLVRDLGTVRFGPELRRGLLEWNGDGEAVGGIVVVRYGENVLDVVGRVKQKLRELEHTLPPGVKVEVAYDRTDLIHRAIGTLQRALVEEALVVAFVILAFLLHVRSALLPIISLPVAVALAFIPMVLLDIPATLMSLGGIAIAIGATVDAEIVMIEASHKKLEHAPPGADRRALLAEAAREVTPAIFFSLLVIAVAFLPVFTLTGQAGRLFRPLAYTKTFVMLSAAVLSITFAPALRDLLLRGEIRSEARHPLSRAIARVYRPFVFVALRNPKSTLAIGLLAVLSAVPLALQLGHEFMPPLEEGDVLYMPTTFPNLSIEEAKRQLQLQDRVFRGFPEVASVFGKAGRAETATDPAPLTMVETTVRLKPAAAWRKLERRRWWSGWAPSWLAPALRPLWPDRTRITWEELTAEMNRAMQLPGWTNAYTMPIKARIDMLSTGVRTPVGVKIMGTDLAEIERVGVALEGLLASLRGTRSAFYERNEGGLYLDVVPDRDALARYGLTVGDVQRTVEAAIGGAPVGVTVEGRNRFSINVRYPQHLRGDLERLRSVLVPIGGAAPSGKMGALAPPRVPALLLAQMGGGMGGGDAPAGPVKRLPRTIPGTLSDAPALEWDQAVNQADQGTLAGLAGGAGRRAQAFVPLGQVADVRIVGGPPMVRDEGGLLVGYVYVDLDPARDVGGYVAEAKHVVHEALEHGRLTLPQGTFLRWTGQYEELEKMAERMRLVLPATILIIVLLLFLHFRNFVEVLIVLLSIPFALVGSVWLLWLLDYRLSTAVWVGIIALTGLAAQTGIVMIVYIDHAYERRRRAGKIRDLSDIIWAHMEGTVQRVRPKLMTVATMLAGLIPLLWATGSGSDVMKRIAAPMVGGLLTSAFLTLEIIPVVYTYWRQEQVLWERLEALDARRLARLRSFTRVLGTGWALAAAVAVAALYVALPRLAWAAALAPAAACVALGSFAYLRERPAARRLVWPPASTAAGRAA; encoded by the coding sequence ATGGTCGCCCGCGTCATCGAGCTCTGCGCCCGCAACCGCCTGGTCGTGCTGCTGGCGGTGGCGGTGGCGACCGCCGCGTCGATCTACGCCATCCGGCACGCCAAGCTCGACGCCATCCCCGACCTCGGGGATCCGCAGGTCATCGTCTTCACCGAGTGGATGGGGCGCTCGCCCACGCTGGTCGAGGACCAGGTCACCTACCCGGTCGTCAGCTCGCTGGTGGGGGCGCCCCGCGTGGCCGGCGTCCGCGGCTACTCGATGTTCGGGATGTCGTTCGTGTACGTGGTGTTCGAGGAGGGCACCGACCTCTACTGGGCCCGCAGCCGCGTGCTCGAGCACATGAGCTCCCTCCGCGCCCGGCTGCCCGAGGGCGCGAACCCGGTGCTCGGCCCGGACGCCTCCGGCGTCGGCTGGGGCTTCCAGTACGCGCTGGTCGCCGACGGGCGCACCTCGCTCGACGAGCTGAGGACGTTCCAGGACTTCACGCTGCGCTACGCGGTCGGCCAGGTGCCGGGGGTGGCCGAGGTGGCGAGCGTGGGCGGGTTCCAGCGCCAGTACCAGGTGACGGTGGACCCGAACAAGCTGCGCGCCTACGGCGTCACGCTGGAGGAGGTGGCGGCGAAGATCCGCGACTCCAACAGCGACGTGGGCGGCCGCTCCATCGAGATGGCCGGCCGCGAGTACTACGTGCGCGGCCGCGGCTACATCCAGGACCTGGGCGCGCTGGAGCGGGTGGCGGTGCGCGCGCGCGGGCCCGCCGGCGTGCCGGTGCTGGTGCGCGACCTCGGCACGGTGCGCTTCGGGCCAGAGCTCCGGCGCGGGCTGCTCGAGTGGAACGGCGACGGCGAGGCGGTGGGCGGGATCGTGGTCGTGCGCTACGGCGAGAACGTGCTCGACGTGGTGGGCCGCGTGAAGCAGAAGCTGCGCGAGCTGGAGCACACCCTGCCGCCCGGGGTGAAGGTCGAGGTCGCCTACGACCGGACCGACCTCATCCACCGCGCCATCGGCACCCTGCAGCGCGCGCTGGTGGAGGAGGCGCTGGTGGTCGCCTTCGTCATCCTCGCCTTCCTCCTGCACGTGCGCTCGGCGCTCCTGCCCATCATCTCGCTGCCGGTCGCGGTCGCGCTCGCCTTCATCCCCATGGTGCTGCTCGACATCCCGGCCACCCTCATGAGCCTGGGCGGCATCGCCATCGCGATCGGCGCCACCGTCGACGCCGAGATCGTGATGATCGAGGCCTCGCACAAGAAGCTGGAGCACGCGCCCCCCGGCGCCGACCGCCGCGCGCTGCTGGCCGAGGCGGCGCGCGAGGTGACGCCGGCCATCTTCTTCTCGCTGCTCGTCATCGCGGTGGCGTTCCTGCCGGTGTTCACGCTCACCGGCCAGGCCGGGCGCCTCTTCCGCCCGCTCGCCTACACCAAGACGTTCGTCATGCTCTCGGCGGCGGTGCTCTCCATCACCTTCGCCCCGGCGCTGCGCGACCTGCTCCTCCGCGGCGAGATCCGCAGCGAGGCGCGCCACCCGCTCTCGCGCGCCATCGCCCGCGTCTACCGGCCGTTCGTGTTCGTGGCGCTGCGGAACCCCAAGTCGACCCTCGCCATCGGGCTCCTGGCGGTGCTCTCGGCGGTGCCGCTCGCGCTGCAGCTCGGCCACGAGTTCATGCCGCCCCTCGAGGAGGGCGACGTGCTCTACATGCCGACCACCTTCCCCAACCTCTCCATCGAGGAGGCCAAGCGGCAGCTGCAGCTCCAGGACCGCGTGTTCCGCGGCTTCCCGGAGGTGGCGAGCGTGTTCGGCAAGGCGGGCCGCGCCGAGACGGCCACCGACCCCGCCCCGCTCACCATGGTCGAGACCACGGTGCGCCTCAAGCCCGCCGCGGCCTGGCGCAAGCTCGAGCGCCGCCGCTGGTGGTCCGGCTGGGCGCCCTCGTGGCTCGCCCCCGCCCTGCGGCCGCTGTGGCCCGATCGCACCCGCATCACCTGGGAGGAGCTGACGGCCGAGATGAACCGGGCCATGCAGCTCCCCGGCTGGACCAACGCCTACACCATGCCCATCAAGGCGCGGATCGACATGCTCTCGACCGGCGTGCGCACCCCGGTCGGCGTCAAGATCATGGGCACCGACCTGGCCGAGATCGAGCGGGTGGGCGTCGCGCTCGAGGGGCTGCTCGCGTCGCTCCGCGGCACGCGCAGCGCCTTCTACGAGCGGAACGAGGGCGGGCTGTACCTCGACGTCGTGCCCGACCGCGACGCGCTCGCCCGCTACGGGCTCACCGTGGGCGACGTGCAGCGCACCGTCGAGGCGGCCATCGGCGGCGCGCCCGTCGGCGTCACGGTGGAGGGGCGGAACCGGTTCTCCATCAACGTGCGCTACCCGCAGCACCTCCGCGGCGACCTGGAGCGGCTCCGGAGCGTGCTCGTGCCCATCGGCGGGGCGGCGCCCTCCGGCAAGATGGGCGCGCTCGCGCCGCCGCGGGTGCCGGCGCTGCTGCTCGCGCAGATGGGCGGCGGGATGGGGGGCGGCGACGCGCCCGCCGGGCCGGTGAAGCGCCTGCCCCGGACCATCCCGGGCACCCTCTCCGACGCGCCGGCGCTGGAGTGGGACCAGGCCGTGAACCAGGCCGACCAGGGCACCCTGGCCGGCCTCGCCGGCGGCGCCGGGCGGCGGGCGCAGGCCTTCGTGCCGCTGGGGCAGGTGGCGGACGTGCGGATCGTGGGCGGCCCGCCCATGGTGCGCGACGAGGGCGGGCTCCTCGTCGGCTACGTCTACGTCGATCTCGACCCCGCGCGCGACGTGGGCGGGTACGTGGCCGAGGCGAAGCACGTCGTGCACGAGGCGCTCGAGCACGGCCGGCTCACGCTGCCGCAGGGGACCTTCCTGCGCTGGACCGGGCAGTACGAGGAGCTCGAGAAGATGGCGGAGCGGATGCGGCTCGTGCTCCCGGCCACGATCCTCATCATCGTGCTGCTGCTCTTCCTGCACTTCCGGAACTTCGTCGAGGTGCTGATCGTCCTCCTCTCCATCCCGTTCGCGCTGGTGGGGAGCGTGTGGCTCCTCTGGCTGCTCGACTACCGGCTCTCGACGGCGGTGTGGGTGGGGATCATCGCGCTCACCGGGCTGGCCGCCCAGACCGGCATCGTGATGATCGTCTACATCGACCACGCCTACGAGCGGCGGCGCAGGGCGGGCAAGATCCGCGACCTGTCCGACATCATCTGGGCGCACATGGAGGGCACGGTCCAGCGGGTCCGCCCGAAGCTCATGACCGTCGCCACCATGCTGGCGGGGCTCATCCCGCTGCTCTGGGCCACCGGCTCGGGCTCCGACGTCATGAAGCGCATCGCCGCGCCCATGGTGGGAGGCCTCCTCACCAGCGCCTTCCTCACCCTCGAGATCATCCCGGTCGTCTACACCTACTGGCGCCAGGAGCAGGTCCTCTGGGAGCGGCTCGAGGCGCTGGACGCGCGGCGGCTGGCGCGCCTGCGCTCCTTCACCCGCGTGCTCGGCACCGGCTGGGCGCTGGCGGCCGCGGTCGCGGTGGCGGCGCTCTACGTCGCGCTGCCGCGCCTCGCCTGGGCGGCGGCGCTGGCGCCGGCGGCGGCCTGCGTCGCGCTCGGCTCCTTCGCCTACCTGCGCGAGCGCCCCGCCGCGCGCCGCCTGGTGTGGCCACCCGCCTCGACCGCCGCCGGGCGCGCCGCCTAG
- a CDS encoding efflux RND transporter periplasmic adaptor subunit, with protein sequence MSDRELTPPPAGPATEPMPEGSEAPPPGVRAMAIARWALVALMAVAALGAWAHFAGLAPGGRASARAAGQYHCPMHPAVLQDRPGACPICGMDLVPVEGKPTSTSTSTSTSTSTSTSTSTSTSTSTSASTSTATATATGAAAQGKYWCPMHPEVASDDPEARCEKCGGMKLVPRAPAANQGGVAGLVPVELDAARTQLIGMRTGPVLRERLAPQLRTVGFVAADEQRLALVTTRFSGWIEKLLVAQSGARVEKGQILATAYSQELVTAQQVYLNSVKWADKQGLATAGGAAGGVEYDARRRLELLGVAPQDVAEIARTGQPLATVPVRSPVAGYVARKAALPGLYVQPGTELFQIVDLSTVWVVADVYERDVDRVRVGQRARFTVAARQGETFGGRVQFVYPAVNPESRTVQARIELKNPGLRLKPGMYGDVLLDLPAGDALTVPGEAVVDTGDQQYVFVARPAGRFEPRRVRLGAGGDGRVQVLEGLAEGEMVVTTANFLVDSESRLRAAVEGFRPVGAEDERREREGDDRREHARADARN encoded by the coding sequence ATGAGCGACCGCGAGCTGACGCCGCCCCCGGCGGGCCCGGCGACCGAGCCGATGCCCGAGGGCTCCGAAGCCCCCCCGCCCGGCGTCCGCGCGATGGCCATCGCGCGGTGGGCGCTGGTCGCCCTCATGGCGGTGGCGGCCCTCGGCGCGTGGGCTCACTTCGCGGGCCTGGCGCCTGGCGGCCGCGCCTCGGCGCGAGCGGCGGGGCAGTACCACTGCCCGATGCACCCGGCCGTGCTGCAGGACCGGCCGGGAGCTTGCCCGATCTGCGGGATGGACCTCGTGCCGGTCGAGGGGAAGCCGACCTCGACCTCGACCTCGACCTCGACCTCGACCTCGACCTCGACCTCGACCTCGACCTCGACCTCGACCTCGACCTCGGCCTCGACCTCGACCGCGACCGCGACCGCGACTGGGGCAGCGGCGCAGGGGAAGTACTGGTGCCCGATGCACCCGGAGGTGGCGAGCGACGATCCGGAGGCGCGCTGCGAGAAGTGCGGGGGGATGAAGCTCGTGCCGCGGGCGCCGGCCGCGAACCAGGGCGGGGTGGCGGGGCTCGTGCCGGTGGAGCTCGACGCGGCGCGCACGCAGCTCATCGGGATGCGCACCGGCCCGGTGCTGCGCGAGCGGCTCGCGCCGCAGCTCCGGACGGTGGGGTTCGTCGCCGCGGACGAGCAGCGGCTGGCGCTGGTGACGACGCGCTTCAGCGGCTGGATCGAGAAGCTCCTGGTGGCGCAGAGCGGCGCGCGCGTCGAGAAGGGGCAGATCCTCGCCACCGCCTACAGCCAGGAGCTGGTGACCGCCCAGCAGGTCTACCTGAACTCCGTGAAGTGGGCCGACAAGCAGGGGCTCGCGACCGCGGGCGGGGCCGCGGGTGGCGTGGAGTACGACGCGCGCCGCCGCCTGGAGCTGCTCGGGGTGGCGCCCCAGGACGTGGCCGAGATCGCCCGGACCGGGCAGCCGCTGGCCACCGTCCCGGTGCGCTCGCCGGTGGCGGGCTACGTGGCGCGCAAGGCCGCCCTCCCCGGCCTCTACGTGCAGCCCGGCACCGAGCTCTTCCAGATCGTCGACCTCTCGACCGTGTGGGTGGTCGCGGACGTCTACGAGCGCGACGTCGACCGGGTCCGGGTCGGGCAGCGCGCCCGCTTCACGGTGGCCGCCCGCCAGGGCGAGACGTTCGGCGGGCGGGTGCAGTTCGTCTATCCCGCCGTGAACCCGGAGAGCCGCACCGTCCAGGCGCGGATCGAGCTGAAGAACCCGGGGCTCCGGCTCAAGCCGGGCATGTACGGCGACGTCCTGCTCGACCTCCCGGCCGGCGACGCGCTCACGGTGCCCGGCGAGGCGGTGGTCGACACCGGCGACCAGCAGTACGTGTTCGTCGCCCGGCCCGCCGGTCGCTTCGAGCCCCGGCGCGTGCGCCTCGGCGCGGGCGGCGACGGCCGGGTGCAGGTGCTGGAGGGGCTCGCCGAGGGGGAGATGGTCGTCACCACCGCCAACTTCCTGGTGGACTCGGAGAGCCGGCTGCGGGCGGCGGTGGAGGGCTTCCGCCCGGTGGGCGCCGAGGACGAGCGCCGCGAGCGCGAGGGCGACGACCGCCGCGAGCACGCGCGGGCGGACGCGCGGAACTAG
- a CDS encoding endonuclease/exonuclease/phosphatase family protein, translating into MLRATAASLLLLLACGPAPAAPPPPTRSVRLVTWNVHDLFDEADRTAPPGEADAVLGPAEVEAKLERVGAVLRRLDADAVVLQEVENLALLERLARGPLAGRGYRAALAEGHDPRGIDVGVLTRLPLLEYRSHLDERDPDGGFLWARDLAEVRLGGAAQALVLVGAHLVSRLDPASGARRARQAARAREVLLAAAERDPGALAVLLGDLNDLPGSWALAPLLGDGAIADLGAALAPAEGFTWVGGGAEERLDYALVRRSQAASVAAVAVAGGPEVAAASDHRPLVVDLWLDPLRPDR; encoded by the coding sequence ATGCTGCGCGCGACCGCCGCCTCCCTGCTCCTGCTCCTCGCTTGCGGCCCCGCGCCGGCGGCTCCGCCGCCGCCCACCCGCTCGGTCCGGCTCGTCACCTGGAACGTCCACGACCTGTTCGACGAGGCCGACCGGACGGCTCCGCCCGGCGAGGCCGACGCGGTGCTCGGGCCGGCCGAGGTGGAGGCGAAGCTCGAGCGCGTGGGCGCGGTGCTGCGCCGGCTCGACGCGGACGCCGTCGTGCTGCAGGAGGTGGAGAACCTGGCGCTGCTCGAGCGGCTCGCGCGCGGCCCGCTGGCAGGGCGCGGGTACCGGGCGGCGCTGGCAGAGGGGCACGATCCGCGGGGCATCGACGTGGGGGTGCTCACGCGCCTCCCGCTGCTCGAGTACCGCTCGCACCTCGATGAGCGCGACCCCGACGGCGGGTTCCTCTGGGCGCGCGATCTGGCCGAGGTGCGGCTCGGGGGCGCGGCGCAGGCGCTCGTCCTCGTGGGCGCGCACCTCGTCTCGCGCCTCGACCCGGCGAGCGGCGCCCGCCGCGCGCGCCAGGCGGCGCGGGCGCGGGAGGTCCTCCTCGCCGCGGCGGAGCGGGACCCAGGCGCCCTCGCCGTCCTGCTGGGCGACCTGAATGACCTGCCCGGCTCCTGGGCGCTCGCGCCGCTCCTCGGAGACGGAGCGATCGCGGATCTGGGAGCGGCGCTCGCGCCGGCCGAGGGCTTCACCTGGGTGGGCGGCGGCGCCGAGGAGCGGCTCGACTATGCGCTCGTGCGCCGCAGCCAGGCGGCGTCCGTCGCCGCCGTGGCGGTGGCCGGCGGGCCCGAGGTGGCGGCCGCCTCGGATCACCGGCCGCTGGTGGTGGACCTCTGGCTCGACCCCCTCCGGCCGGACCGGTGA
- a CDS encoding response regulator yields MSAEPTLGEELSCRRVLVVDDDGALRELLTDYLELQGIEVVAADSGEAALRELQGPRPPDLVVLDIRMPGISGNEVLRRMKADPRLEHIPVAAMTGMRPGEFQLVAPPDEFLAKPFDVESLSAALTRMCGK; encoded by the coding sequence ATGTCCGCGGAGCCCACCCTGGGCGAGGAGCTGAGCTGCCGCCGCGTGCTGGTGGTGGACGACGACGGGGCGCTCCGGGAGCTCCTCACCGACTACCTGGAGCTGCAGGGGATCGAGGTGGTCGCCGCGGACTCCGGCGAGGCCGCGCTGCGCGAGCTCCAGGGGCCGAGACCACCCGACCTGGTGGTGCTCGACATCCGGATGCCCGGGATCTCCGGCAACGAGGTGCTCCGCCGCATGAAGGCGGATCCGCGGCTGGAGCACATCCCGGTCGCGGCCATGACGGGCATGCGACCGGGGGAGTTCCAGCTCGTCGCGCCGCCGGACGAGTTCCTGGCCAAGCCCTTCGACGTCGAGAGCCTCAGCGCGGCGCTCACCCGCATGTGCGGCAAGTGA